The following proteins come from a genomic window of Nostoc sp. ATCC 53789:
- a CDS encoding DUF4870 domain-containing protein has protein sequence MRQKPKQQMRIWAMLCHLSALLGWILLFFLVFIGIPLYLPLNLLAPLIIWHFKKSQYPWIDFQGKESLNFQFSLTLYTLIVIAISLVFLLTSFVLVVINNGSSKEIKNILDGLLIVLMSLILFKFILQSFVVTFASVKAYKGEYYRYPFTIRVLR, from the coding sequence ATGAGACAAAAACCTAAACAGCAAATGCGTATATGGGCGATGTTGTGTCATTTGTCGGCTTTGTTGGGATGGATATTATTGTTTTTTTTAGTATTTATTGGCATTCCTTTATATTTACCTTTAAATCTTTTAGCTCCCCTGATCATTTGGCACTTTAAAAAATCACAATATCCTTGGATTGATTTCCAAGGTAAAGAATCTTTGAATTTTCAATTTTCTTTAACATTATATACGTTGATTGTCATAGCAATATCCTTAGTTTTTTTGTTAACTAGTTTTGTCCTGGTGGTGATTAATAATGGTTCATCCAAGGAAATAAAAAATATTTTAGACGGCTTATTAATTGTACTGATGTCATTAATTTTATTTAAATTCATACTACAATCGTTTGTAGTGACTTTTGCATCTGTAAAAGCTTACAAGGGTGAGTATTATCGTTACCCTTTTACAATTAGAGTTTTACGATGA
- a CDS encoding beta-1,6-N-acetylglucosaminyltransferase: protein MYDTSKNTIGFILLSHRKPLQIYRLISKLNSLFDYPRIVCHHDFSKCDLSIKNLTKNILLLRPHIETEWAGFSLVKATLKALRLMYETPDSPDWFVLLSESDYPIKTAKQILDDLASSPYDAYIRHEQIKYETYKYDVRPSILWQKNSYERYCTKSFSFHYSKKYSTQVNLEIRLEHPLLTKYFLPFSKKLLCFSGSQWFCANRKAAEYIIDFHSKGNALTLHYSKLRYADESYFQTILANASHLKLQNDNWRYIDWSGGSATHPKTLLMEDIPNLITSSAHFARKFDIDIDSTILDELDIITF from the coding sequence ATGTACGATACTTCCAAAAATACAATAGGCTTTATTTTACTCAGTCATAGAAAACCACTACAAATTTACAGATTAATAAGTAAGCTAAACAGCCTATTTGATTATCCTCGAATTGTATGCCATCATGATTTTTCAAAATGTGATTTATCTATAAAAAACCTGACAAAAAATATTTTATTACTACGCCCTCATATAGAGACAGAGTGGGCAGGATTTTCTCTAGTAAAAGCCACACTAAAGGCACTTCGACTGATGTACGAAACTCCAGATTCACCAGATTGGTTTGTATTACTCAGTGAATCAGATTATCCAATTAAAACTGCCAAGCAAATATTAGATGATTTAGCATCAAGTCCATACGATGCTTATATTCGCCATGAACAAATTAAATATGAGACTTATAAATATGATGTAAGACCAAGCATTTTATGGCAGAAAAATTCTTATGAACGATATTGTACGAAGTCGTTTTCTTTCCATTATTCAAAAAAATACAGCACTCAAGTGAATTTAGAGATCCGTTTAGAACATCCGCTATTAACAAAATATTTCCTTCCTTTTTCAAAGAAACTTCTTTGCTTTAGTGGAAGTCAATGGTTTTGTGCAAATCGTAAAGCTGCTGAATATATTATCGATTTCCACAGCAAGGGAAATGCTTTAACTTTGCACTATAGTAAACTTAGGTATGCAGATGAGTCGTATTTTCAAACTATACTTGCTAATGCATCTCATCTCAAGCTACAAAATGACAATTGGCGTTATATTGATTGGTCAGGTGGAAGTGCCACTCATCCAAAGACATTGCTTATGGAAGATATACCTAATCTGATAACATCATCTGCTCACTTTGCTCGGAAATTTGATATTGACATAGATAGTACTATTCTGGATGAACTTGATATAATTACGTTTTAG